Proteins encoded by one window of Nocardia goodfellowii:
- a CDS encoding mycofactocin-coupled SDR family oxidoreductase, whose amino-acid sequence MTGRVEGKVAFITGAARGQGRSHAVRLAQEGADIIAVDVCKQLDNVPFAMSTPEDLATTAELVKAEGRRVVTAEVDVRDYTALKAAVDSGVEQLGRLDVVVANAGIGNEGGQLSELDETLWQDMIDVNLGGVWKSVKAAIPHLVSGGRGGSVVLTSSVGGLKAYPNVGHYIAAKHGVVGLMRTFAVELGQHSIRVNSVHPTHVNTPMVMNEGTYKLFRPDLENPGPADLEPICRMFHILPVPWVESVDVSNAVLFLASDESRYVTGVPLPIDAGSMLK is encoded by the coding sequence ATGACCGGACGGGTCGAAGGAAAGGTCGCATTCATCACGGGTGCGGCACGCGGTCAAGGCCGCAGTCATGCGGTGCGCCTGGCGCAGGAGGGCGCCGACATCATCGCCGTCGATGTCTGCAAACAGCTCGACAACGTGCCGTTCGCGATGTCCACCCCGGAGGATCTCGCGACCACCGCGGAGCTGGTGAAGGCGGAGGGGCGGCGGGTGGTCACCGCCGAGGTCGACGTGCGGGATTACACGGCGCTGAAGGCGGCGGTGGACAGCGGCGTCGAACAGCTCGGCCGGCTCGATGTCGTGGTGGCCAACGCCGGGATCGGCAACGAGGGCGGTCAGCTGAGCGAACTCGACGAAACCCTCTGGCAGGACATGATCGACGTCAATCTCGGCGGCGTCTGGAAGAGTGTGAAAGCCGCTATCCCGCACCTGGTCTCGGGCGGGCGCGGCGGCTCCGTCGTCCTCACCAGTTCGGTCGGCGGCCTCAAGGCCTACCCCAACGTCGGCCACTACATCGCCGCCAAGCACGGCGTGGTGGGCCTGATGCGCACCTTCGCGGTGGAGCTCGGACAGCACTCGATCCGGGTCAATTCGGTGCATCCCACGCACGTGAACACCCCGATGGTCATGAACGAGGGCACCTACAAGCTCTTCCGCCCGGATCTGGAGAACCCCGGCCCCGCCGATCTCGAACCCATCTGCCGGATGTTCCACATCCTGCCCGTGCCGTGGGTGGAGTCGGTGGATGTGAGCAACGCGGTGCTGTTCCTCGCCTCCGACGAATCCCGGTACGTCACCGGCGTCCCGCTGCCGATCGACGCGGGCAGCATGCTGAAATAG
- a CDS encoding thiolase family protein, with product MNDVAIIGIGIHPFGRFASTAMEMGAQAIQAALADAGIQWKDIQFGFGGSYEVSNPDAVTRLVGLTGIPFTNVFNACATAASSIEQTAEAIRSGRYDIGIAVGMDKHPRGAFTDDPAKLGLPGWYAENGQFVTTKFFGIKANRYLTDHGISQRTLAKVAAKNYRNGVLNPNAFRRKPIGEDEILKSPMLNYPLTHYMFCTPDEGAAAVIMCRGDLAKRYTTTPVYLRSSAIRTRRYGAYEVHSTWAAVEEDVSPTVYASADAYAAAGIGPEDVDVIQLQDTDAGAEVIHMAENGFCADGDQEKLIAEGATEIGGRLPVNTDGGLIANGEPIGASGIRQVYELVLQLRGQAGDHQVPGKPKVGYAQVYGAPGTAAASILSL from the coding sequence ATGAACGACGTTGCCATCATCGGCATCGGCATCCACCCGTTCGGCCGCTTCGCCAGCACGGCGATGGAAATGGGCGCGCAGGCCATCCAGGCCGCGCTCGCCGACGCCGGCATCCAGTGGAAAGACATCCAATTCGGGTTCGGCGGCAGTTACGAGGTGAGCAACCCCGATGCCGTCACCCGCCTGGTCGGCCTGACCGGGATTCCGTTCACCAACGTGTTCAACGCCTGTGCCACCGCGGCCAGTTCGATCGAACAGACCGCCGAGGCGATCCGCTCGGGCCGCTACGACATCGGCATCGCGGTCGGCATGGACAAGCATCCGCGCGGCGCGTTCACCGACGATCCGGCCAAGCTCGGCCTACCCGGCTGGTACGCCGAGAACGGGCAGTTCGTCACCACCAAGTTCTTCGGCATCAAAGCCAATCGGTACCTCACCGACCACGGCATCTCCCAGCGCACCCTGGCCAAGGTCGCCGCCAAGAACTACCGCAACGGCGTGCTGAACCCGAACGCGTTCCGGCGCAAGCCGATCGGTGAGGACGAGATCCTGAAGTCGCCGATGTTGAACTATCCGCTGACGCACTACATGTTCTGCACGCCCGACGAGGGCGCCGCCGCCGTCATCATGTGCCGCGGTGACCTCGCCAAGCGCTACACCACCACCCCGGTATACCTGCGGTCCTCCGCGATCCGGACCCGCCGGTACGGCGCCTACGAGGTACACAGCACCTGGGCCGCCGTCGAGGAGGACGTCTCGCCGACGGTGTACGCCTCCGCCGACGCCTATGCCGCCGCGGGCATCGGGCCGGAGGATGTCGATGTCATCCAGCTCCAGGACACCGACGCGGGCGCCGAGGTCATCCACATGGCGGAGAACGGCTTCTGCGCGGACGGCGACCAGGAGAAGCTGATCGCCGAGGGCGCCACCGAGATCGGCGGCCGGCTGCCGGTCAATACCGACGGCGGCCTGATCGCCAATGGCGAACCGATCGGCGCGTCCGGCATCCGCCAGGTCTATGAACTGGTCCTGCAATTGCGCGGTCAGGCGGGCGACCATCAGGTACCCGGTAAGCCCAAGGTCGGCTACGCCCAGGTCTACGGCGCGCCGGGCACGGCCGCGGCCTCGATCCTCTCGCTCTGA
- a CDS encoding Zn-ribbon domain-containing OB-fold protein, with amino-acid sequence MAKALAPEVSTWPEDDPQLIGSGCGGCQAVTWPRQQRCPRCGGPDMTDRLLPRRGTLIAWTTQGFVPKLPYAGQETAESFEPFGVGLVQLENEVRVETRLTEADPDKLRTGMAVELTFVPLYAEADGTEVMTVAFAPV; translated from the coding sequence ATGGCCAAGGCACTCGCGCCCGAGGTCTCGACGTGGCCCGAAGACGATCCGCAACTCATCGGCAGCGGCTGCGGCGGTTGTCAGGCGGTGACCTGGCCCCGCCAGCAGCGCTGCCCGCGCTGCGGCGGCCCGGACATGACCGATCGCCTGCTGCCCCGGCGCGGCACGCTGATCGCCTGGACCACCCAGGGATTCGTACCCAAGCTGCCCTACGCGGGGCAGGAGACGGCCGAATCGTTCGAACCGTTCGGCGTCGGGCTGGTGCAGCTCGAAAACGAGGTCCGCGTCGAAACCCGGCTCACCGAAGCCGATCCCGACAAGTTGCGCACCGGGATGGCGGTCGAACTGACCTTCGTGCCGCTGTATGCCGAAGCTGATGGAACCGAGGTCATGACCGTGGCCTTCGCGCCGGTGTGA
- a CDS encoding 2Fe-2S iron-sulfur cluster-binding protein: MARPPSFQRATVTRIIKESADSRTFVLAPHEEPLAYQAGQFCTFRVPVDGKNLYRSYSMSSAPETDGELMTTVKRVPGGQVSNWLHDNVSEGDELDMSRAAGRFCLRPATVPLLGFSGGSGITPVLSLTKSALASTDRRVRLLCADRDQASVIFGATLNDLAERYPGRLEVVRHLDSDRGFLTPELVRAFVGADTHADAYICGPEAFMEMIENALPGPGLVFSERFGAPAPALPSSAPAVAALADSTARPNPAAAPENTSTASSTPIPAAADSATTAELGTVTIILDRKKVSVPRRAGETLLQAARRAGLTPPFSCEQGNCATCMGRLTEGTATMAVNDALTEDEVADGYVLTCQAVPDGPAVTVRYE, translated from the coding sequence ATGGCCCGACCCCCCTCGTTCCAGCGGGCGACCGTGACCCGGATCATCAAGGAGAGCGCGGATTCGCGCACCTTCGTCCTGGCGCCGCACGAGGAACCGCTCGCCTACCAGGCTGGGCAGTTCTGTACGTTCCGGGTGCCGGTGGACGGCAAGAACCTCTACCGGTCCTACTCGATGTCGAGCGCACCGGAAACCGACGGCGAACTCATGACCACCGTCAAGCGGGTGCCGGGCGGTCAGGTGTCGAACTGGTTGCACGACAATGTCTCCGAGGGCGACGAGCTCGACATGAGCCGCGCCGCCGGGCGATTCTGCCTGCGCCCCGCCACCGTTCCGCTGCTCGGCTTCAGCGGCGGCAGCGGCATCACGCCGGTGCTGTCGCTGACCAAGAGCGCGCTGGCGAGCACCGATCGCCGCGTCCGGCTGCTGTGCGCGGACCGCGACCAGGCCTCGGTGATCTTCGGAGCGACGCTGAACGACTTGGCCGAGCGCTATCCGGGCCGGCTGGAGGTCGTCCGGCATCTGGACTCCGACCGCGGCTTCCTCACCCCGGAGCTGGTGCGCGCCTTCGTCGGCGCGGACACGCACGCCGACGCCTACATCTGCGGCCCCGAAGCCTTCATGGAGATGATCGAAAACGCCTTACCCGGGCCGGGTCTCGTCTTCAGCGAGCGCTTCGGCGCTCCCGCCCCGGCGCTGCCGAGCTCGGCACCGGCGGTGGCGGCACTCGCCGACTCGACCGCGCGGCCGAACCCGGCCGCCGCACCCGAGAACACGTCGACCGCGTCATCCACCCCGATTCCGGCAGCCGCAGATTCCGCGACGACCGCCGAGCTGGGCACGGTCACGATCATCCTCGATCGCAAGAAGGTGTCGGTGCCCCGGCGGGCGGGCGAGACCCTGCTCCAAGCCGCGCGCCGGGCCGGGCTCACCCCACCGTTCTCCTGCGAACAGGGCAATTGCGCGACCTGTATGGGCCGGCTCACCGAAGGCACCGCGACCATGGCGGTGAACGACGCGCTGACCGAGGACGAGGTCGCCGACGGCTATGTACTCACCTGCCAGGCCGTCCCGGACGGACCGGCCGTCACGGTCCGGTACGAGTAG
- a CDS encoding acyl-CoA dehydrogenase family protein: protein MADFATDPAELELLEQTVRKTMLAASGAALDRALAELGWLDMLTDIPDVAVPMVFRLLGETGAHAPLLNDVLHHAANASLTGTAPLPFTGGTWLVWERTDRSGATVDEELPLHPAFPAQPGDTGAPQPARTAASPDGSSIAHPEMRPAGDVLARPEVLAAGRRALAWWLVGSSRAMLELARRHALERTQFGRPVASFQAVRHRLAEALVAIDGAEATLAVAEDALGALLAKAAAGRAAQITARHCQQVLGGIGFTAEHDLHKHVRRALVLDGLLGSTRELVREAGLLIRTEGAAPRLAQL from the coding sequence ATGGCCGATTTCGCCACCGACCCGGCCGAACTCGAGCTACTCGAGCAGACCGTGCGCAAAACCATGCTCGCCGCCTCGGGCGCCGCACTCGACCGCGCGCTGGCCGAACTCGGCTGGCTCGACATGCTCACCGACATCCCCGACGTGGCGGTCCCCATGGTCTTCCGCCTGCTGGGCGAAACGGGCGCACACGCACCGCTACTCAACGACGTTCTGCACCACGCGGCGAACGCGTCCCTGACCGGCACCGCGCCACTGCCTTTCACCGGCGGCACCTGGCTCGTCTGGGAACGCACCGACCGGAGCGGCGCGACGGTGGATGAAGAGCTACCGCTCCATCCCGCGTTCCCCGCGCAGCCCGGCGACACCGGTGCACCGCAGCCCGCCCGCACAGCAGCGAGTCCCGACGGCTCCTCCATCGCGCATCCTGAGATGCGCCCGGCAGGCGATGTCCTCGCGCGTCCCGAGGTGTTGGCGGCGGGGCGGAGGGCGCTGGCCTGGTGGCTGGTGGGTAGCAGCCGCGCGATGCTGGAGCTGGCCCGGCGCCATGCGCTGGAACGCACGCAGTTCGGCCGGCCGGTTGCCTCGTTTCAAGCTGTCCGGCACCGGTTGGCCGAAGCGCTGGTGGCGATCGACGGTGCGGAGGCGACGCTCGCGGTCGCCGAGGACGCGCTCGGCGCATTGCTGGCCAAGGCCGCGGCCGGGCGGGCTGCGCAGATCACCGCCCGGCATTGCCAGCAGGTGCTCGGCGGTATCGGTTTCACCGCCGAACACGATCTGCACAAGCATGTGCGCCGCGCCCTCGTGCTGGACGGATTGCTGGGCAGCACAAGAGAACTCGTCCGGGAAGCCGGACTGCTGATTCGCACCGAGGGCGCGGCGCCCCGGCTGGCGCAGCTGTAA
- a CDS encoding acyl-CoA dehydrogenase family protein: protein MNSTEFRVGLQIWLDENDLSPGPDHSLDGQVAQLARVRRALYDADWMRYGWPGEVGGLGGPAVLRAVLGEEVASRDLAEPGIYSMIEVLAPTMIAYARPELAADMVPRLLSGREQWCQGFSEPGSGSDLASITTKAEPRGPDWVINGQKVWTSLAQYAARCVLLTRTAPGHDGITAFFVDMDTPGITVRPLRTMHGVDEFAEVYFDDVVVPADRMLGKPGDGWRVAMDLLPHERSACFWHRITYLFTRLDRILAHTVIPDDAQLGEAYLALHTARCRSRTTQQRLADGMRLGPETSVDKVLLATAEQQLFDTARDLLPGVVELTDSEWRTEYLYSRAATIYGGTAEIQRNIIARRLLDLGKD from the coding sequence ATGAACAGCACGGAGTTTCGGGTCGGATTGCAGATCTGGCTCGACGAGAACGACCTGTCCCCCGGGCCCGATCATTCGCTCGACGGGCAGGTCGCACAGCTGGCCCGGGTGCGGCGCGCGCTCTACGACGCGGACTGGATGCGCTATGGCTGGCCCGGCGAGGTCGGCGGACTGGGCGGGCCGGCCGTGCTGCGTGCGGTGCTCGGCGAGGAAGTCGCCTCCCGCGACCTCGCCGAACCCGGCATCTACTCCATGATCGAGGTGCTCGCCCCCACCATGATCGCCTATGCCCGGCCCGAGCTGGCCGCGGACATGGTGCCCCGACTGCTGTCCGGTCGCGAACAGTGGTGCCAGGGTTTCTCCGAGCCCGGATCCGGCAGCGATCTGGCCTCGATCACCACCAAAGCCGAACCGCGCGGGCCGGATTGGGTGATCAACGGCCAGAAGGTCTGGACCAGCCTGGCGCAGTACGCGGCGCGGTGCGTCCTGCTCACCCGCACCGCGCCGGGTCATGACGGCATCACCGCCTTCTTCGTCGATATGGACACACCCGGCATCACCGTGCGGCCGCTGCGCACCATGCACGGCGTCGACGAATTCGCCGAGGTCTATTTCGACGACGTCGTGGTGCCCGCCGACCGGATGCTCGGCAAGCCCGGCGACGGCTGGCGGGTGGCCATGGACCTGCTTCCGCACGAACGCTCGGCGTGCTTCTGGCACCGGATCACCTACCTGTTCACCCGGCTCGATCGCATCCTGGCGCACACCGTGATCCCCGACGACGCGCAACTCGGCGAGGCGTATCTCGCCCTGCACACCGCACGCTGCCGATCGCGTACCACGCAACAGCGACTCGCGGACGGCATGCGCCTCGGGCCCGAGACATCCGTCGACAAGGTCCTGCTGGCCACCGCCGAACAGCAACTCTTCGACACCGCGCGGGACCTGCTGCCCGGCGTCGTGGAGCTCACCGACAGCGAATGGCGCACCGAATACCTGTACTCCCGGGCCGCGACCATCTACGGCGGCACCGCGGAAATCCAGCGCAACATCATCGCGCGCCGCCTGCTCGACCTCGGAAAGGACTGA
- a CDS encoding nuclear transport factor 2 family protein, translating into MSRVEDLLEIQQVLARYAVTITKGDIEGLLAVFTPDGSYSAFGDTYTLDLFPELVAAAPKGLFLTGPAVLDLDGDTAAGTQPLCFIDQSTHDMRIGYYTDALVRTADGWRIRTRRMTFIRRSGDHDSGIPHAFERSRT; encoded by the coding sequence ATGTCCAGAGTTGAAGACCTGCTCGAGATCCAGCAGGTGCTGGCCCGCTACGCGGTGACCATCACCAAGGGCGATATCGAGGGACTGCTGGCGGTGTTCACACCCGACGGCAGCTACAGCGCTTTCGGCGACACCTACACCCTCGACCTGTTCCCGGAACTCGTGGCGGCCGCGCCGAAAGGCCTGTTCCTCACCGGTCCAGCCGTTCTCGACCTCGACGGCGACACCGCCGCGGGCACCCAGCCGCTGTGCTTCATCGACCAGAGCACCCACGACATGCGGATCGGCTACTACACCGACGCACTCGTCCGCACCGCGGACGGCTGGCGCATCCGGACCCGCCGGATGACCTTCATCCGCCGCAGCGGCGACCACGACTCCGGCATTCCGCACGCCTTCGAGCGTTCGAGGACATGA
- a CDS encoding metal-dependent hydrolase family protein, with the protein MITVRAAGLLDVDTGEIVRPGILRVDGERIAGVGGEPEGEILELGELILLPGLMDMEVNLLMGGRGETGLASSVRDDPPLRMLRAVGNARRTLRAGFTTVRNLGLFVKTGGYLLDVALGRAIDGGWIEGPRIVPAGHAITPTGGHLDPTMFAAFAPDVLQLTLEEGIANGVDEVRKAVRYQIKHGAQLIKICVSGGVMSLTGAPGAQHYSDEELRAIVDEAHRRGLKVAAHTHGAEAVEHAVAAGIDCIEHGFLIDDKAIEAMVAAGTWLVPTTRLADAMDVSKADPALQAKAAEMFPKARTSVLAAYRAGVKIAVGTDAPAIPHGRNADELVALVDRGLPPLDVLRAATVRAAELLGVTDRGRLAAGLLADVIGVPGDPLQDITVTQQVRFVMKGGKVHVQS; encoded by the coding sequence ATGATCACGGTGCGGGCAGCGGGACTGCTCGATGTCGACACGGGCGAGATCGTCCGGCCCGGCATTCTGCGCGTCGACGGCGAGCGCATCGCCGGCGTGGGCGGCGAGCCCGAGGGCGAAATCCTCGAACTCGGCGAGCTGATCCTGCTGCCCGGACTGATGGACATGGAGGTCAATCTCCTGATGGGCGGGCGCGGCGAAACCGGCCTGGCCTCCAGCGTGCGGGATGATCCGCCGCTGCGCATGCTGCGGGCGGTCGGCAATGCCCGGCGGACGCTGCGCGCGGGTTTCACCACCGTGCGCAACCTCGGCCTGTTCGTGAAAACCGGTGGCTATCTGCTGGATGTCGCGCTCGGGCGAGCCATCGACGGCGGCTGGATCGAGGGGCCGCGGATCGTGCCGGCCGGGCATGCCATCACCCCCACCGGCGGCCACTTGGATCCGACCATGTTCGCCGCTTTCGCGCCGGACGTCTTACAGCTGACCCTCGAGGAAGGCATCGCCAACGGCGTCGACGAGGTGCGCAAGGCAGTGCGGTACCAGATCAAGCACGGCGCCCAGCTGATCAAGATCTGTGTCTCCGGCGGTGTCATGTCGCTGACCGGAGCGCCTGGCGCACAACACTATTCGGATGAAGAGCTGCGCGCCATCGTCGACGAGGCGCACCGGCGCGGACTCAAGGTGGCCGCGCATACGCACGGCGCGGAGGCGGTCGAACATGCCGTCGCGGCCGGCATCGATTGCATCGAACACGGCTTCCTGATCGACGACAAGGCAATCGAGGCGATGGTGGCGGCCGGGACCTGGCTGGTGCCCACCACCCGCCTCGCCGATGCGATGGATGTGTCCAAGGCGGATCCGGCGCTGCAGGCCAAGGCCGCCGAAATGTTCCCGAAGGCCCGCACCTCGGTCCTGGCCGCCTATCGGGCGGGTGTGAAGATCGCGGTCGGCACCGACGCGCCCGCGATCCCGCACGGGCGCAACGCCGATGAGCTCGTCGCGCTGGTCGACCGGGGACTTCCGCCGCTGGACGTGCTGCGCGCGGCGACGGTGCGCGCGGCCGAACTCCTCGGCGTCACCGACCGCGGCCGGCTGGCCGCGGGGTTGCTCGCCGACGTCATCGGCGTACCGGGAGATCCGTTGCAGGACATCACCGTCACCCAGCAGGTGCGATTCGTCATGAAAGGCGGCAAGGTCCATGTCCAGAGTTGA
- a CDS encoding DUF1330 domain-containing protein, with protein sequence MPKGYVIFTEAIKDQAGMAEYARAAQSAMRGGGLRPLAVDTAPSVLEGEWHGNQTVILEFDSVEAARTWYESPEYQHAAKLRQAAADTNVVIVAGFEPPKREASQP encoded by the coding sequence ATGCCCAAGGGTTATGTGATTTTCACCGAGGCCATCAAAGACCAGGCGGGCATGGCCGAATACGCCCGCGCCGCACAGTCCGCGATGCGCGGGGGCGGCCTGCGGCCCCTGGCGGTGGATACCGCACCGAGCGTGCTCGAGGGTGAATGGCACGGCAACCAGACCGTCATCCTCGAATTCGATTCGGTGGAGGCGGCGCGCACCTGGTACGAGTCGCCCGAATATCAGCACGCGGCGAAACTGCGTCAGGCGGCGGCGGACACGAATGTCGTCATCGTCGCGGGCTTCGAGCCGCCGAAACGCGAAGCGTCCCAGCCATGA
- a CDS encoding aromatic ring-hydroxylating oxygenase subunit alpha has translation MAHFTKPEAGSWTEQYPQLGTGPVDYTDSIDPAFYEDERNAIFKKSWLNVGRVERLPRVGSYFTRELACVGTSLIISRGSDQQIRAFHNICRHRGNKLVWSDFPNEETAGSCRQFTCKYHAWRYSLEGDLTFVQQEKEFFDLDKNDYGLKSARCEVWEGFIFVNLDPEAAPLAEYLGPMLKGIEGYPFHEMTEVYTYRAEIGSNWKLFIDAFAEFYHAPILHMKQATKDEADKLAGYGYEALHYELSSPHSMISSWGGMAPPKDLNMVKPIERVLRSGLFGPWDRPDIDGLEQLPPGLNPAQHRAWGVDEFEIFPNFSLLFWAPGWYLTYHYWPTAVNKHIFEANLYFAPPKNARERMAQELAAVTFKEYALQDANTLEATQTMLETRTVSEFPLNDQEILLRHLHVIAQNKVKEYRDAAAAR, from the coding sequence GTGGCCCATTTCACCAAACCCGAAGCGGGTAGCTGGACCGAGCAATATCCACAGCTCGGCACCGGCCCCGTCGACTACACCGACTCGATCGATCCGGCCTTCTACGAGGACGAGCGCAACGCCATCTTCAAGAAGAGCTGGCTCAATGTCGGCCGCGTCGAACGACTGCCGCGAGTAGGCAGCTACTTCACCCGCGAATTGGCCTGTGTCGGCACCTCGCTCATCATCTCGCGCGGCTCCGATCAGCAGATTCGCGCCTTCCACAACATCTGCCGGCACCGCGGCAACAAGCTCGTGTGGAGCGATTTCCCGAACGAGGAGACCGCGGGGTCGTGCCGCCAGTTCACCTGCAAATACCACGCCTGGCGCTACAGCCTGGAAGGCGATCTCACCTTCGTCCAGCAGGAGAAGGAGTTCTTCGATCTCGACAAGAACGACTACGGCCTCAAGAGCGCGCGCTGCGAGGTGTGGGAAGGCTTCATCTTCGTCAACCTGGACCCGGAGGCCGCACCGCTCGCCGAGTATCTCGGTCCGATGCTCAAAGGTATCGAAGGCTATCCGTTCCACGAGATGACCGAGGTCTACACCTACCGGGCCGAGATCGGCAGCAACTGGAAGCTGTTCATCGACGCCTTCGCCGAGTTCTATCACGCGCCGATCCTGCACATGAAGCAGGCGACCAAGGACGAAGCCGACAAGCTCGCCGGATACGGTTACGAGGCACTGCATTACGAGCTCTCCTCACCGCATTCGATGATCTCGTCCTGGGGCGGCATGGCTCCGCCCAAGGACCTGAACATGGTCAAGCCGATCGAACGGGTCCTGCGCAGCGGACTGTTCGGCCCGTGGGACCGGCCCGACATCGACGGCCTCGAACAGTTGCCGCCCGGCCTCAACCCGGCCCAGCATCGGGCCTGGGGCGTGGACGAATTCGAGATCTTCCCGAACTTCTCGCTGTTGTTCTGGGCGCCGGGCTGGTACCTCACCTATCACTACTGGCCGACCGCGGTGAACAAGCACATCTTCGAGGCCAACCTCTACTTCGCCCCGCCGAAGAATGCCCGCGAACGCATGGCCCAGGAGCTGGCCGCGGTGACGTTCAAGGAATACGCACTACAAGACGCGAACACGCTGGAAGCCACCCAGACGATGCTCGAAACGCGCACCGTCTCGGAATTCCCGCTCAATGACCAGGAAATTCTCCTGCGCCATCTGCACGTGATCGCCCAGAACAAAGTCAAGGAGTACCGAGATGCCGCTGCTGCCCGCTGA
- a CDS encoding carboxymuconolactone decarboxylase family protein, translated as MRLPPLPAESWDDHTRAAFRQLLPAARRNPEGAGPAMSVLAHHPELTEAFLGFSVYLLFRSSLPPRIRELAILRVAHRTDCAYEWQHHAGFAATAGLSEADIAAVQNGTAATEFDRVVIDAADELLDKSTLSDHTWTALGEQLSDRQRMDLVFTVGGYSLLAMAFNTFGVTPEHER; from the coding sequence ATGCGCCTGCCGCCCTTGCCGGCCGAGAGCTGGGACGACCACACCCGGGCCGCGTTCCGGCAATTGCTGCCCGCGGCCCGCCGCAATCCCGAGGGCGCGGGCCCCGCGATGTCGGTGCTGGCTCACCATCCAGAACTCACCGAGGCGTTCCTGGGCTTCAGCGTGTACCTGCTGTTCCGCTCCAGCCTGCCGCCGCGCATCCGGGAACTGGCGATCCTGCGCGTCGCGCACCGCACCGACTGCGCCTATGAGTGGCAGCATCACGCCGGGTTCGCGGCGACCGCCGGTTTGTCCGAAGCCGATATCGCGGCGGTCCAGAACGGCACCGCCGCAACGGAATTCGACCGAGTCGTGATCGACGCCGCGGACGAGCTGCTGGACAAATCCACGCTATCCGACCACACCTGGACCGCGCTGGGCGAACAACTCAGCGACCGGCAGCGGATGGATCTGGTCTTCACGGTCGGCGGCTACAGCCTGCTCGCCATGGCATTCAACACCTTCGGCGTCACGCCCGAACACGAAAGGTAA
- a CDS encoding SDR family oxidoreductase: protein MTSQQQLFTDRTMVISGGSRGIGLAIARAVAQQGGNVVVLAKTAEPHPRLPGTVHTAVAELEAAGGKAVAVVGDVRNEADVRRAVEVGVDRFGGIDFCVNNAGAIATAPTAELTVKRFDLMQEINIRGTFLLTQACLPYLRQAPNPHVLNVSPPLNTSPRWLGAHPAYTQSKYGMTLLALGWAAEFAADGIAANCLWPQTYIATAAVANLPGGDELLRSARDPRIMGDAAAEILSRPARDSTGNCYVDARVLIESGATDLSGYGGGTQPIPDMFLD, encoded by the coding sequence ATGACCAGCCAGCAGCAACTTTTCACGGATCGCACCATGGTCATCTCCGGCGGCAGCCGGGGCATCGGACTGGCCATCGCGCGAGCGGTCGCGCAGCAGGGCGGCAATGTCGTGGTCCTGGCCAAGACCGCCGAGCCGCACCCGCGCCTGCCCGGCACTGTGCACACGGCGGTGGCCGAACTGGAGGCCGCCGGCGGCAAGGCGGTCGCGGTCGTCGGCGACGTGCGCAACGAAGCCGATGTCCGGCGCGCGGTCGAAGTCGGCGTGGACCGCTTCGGCGGCATCGATTTCTGCGTCAACAACGCCGGCGCCATCGCCACCGCGCCCACCGCCGAGCTGACGGTGAAGCGGTTCGATCTCATGCAGGAGATCAATATTCGCGGCACGTTCCTGCTGACCCAGGCCTGCCTGCCCTATCTGCGCCAGGCCCCGAACCCGCACGTGCTGAACGTCTCGCCGCCACTGAACACCAGCCCGCGCTGGCTCGGCGCGCACCCGGCCTACACCCAGTCCAAATACGGCATGACGCTGCTCGCGCTGGGCTGGGCCGCCGAGTTCGCCGCCGACGGGATCGCGGCGAACTGCCTGTGGCCGCAGACCTATATCGCCACCGCGGCGGTCGCCAACCTGCCCGGCGGCGACGAGCTACTGCGCTCGGCCCGCGATCCCCGGATCATGGGCGACGCGGCGGCCGAGATCCTTTCGCGCCCAGCGCGCGACAGCACCGGCAACTGCTATGTCGACGCTCGCGTCCTGATCGAATCCGGTGCGACCGACCTGTCCGGATACGGCGGCGGCACGCAGCCGATCCCGGACATGTTCCTGGACTGA